A genomic window from Glycine soja cultivar W05 chromosome 10, ASM419377v2, whole genome shotgun sequence includes:
- the LOC114372160 gene encoding glucan endo-1,3-beta-glucosidase 11 isoform X1 gives MDHRHWRFFIMLFITAAAIGLVSSLGINYGQIANNLPSQDDAVALVKSIGATKVKLYDADPRVLKAFANTGVELMVGLGNEYLSRMKDPKQAQAWIKANLQPYLPATKITSIFVGNEVLTFNDTSLTSNLLPAMQSVHAALINLGLDKQITVTTTHSLAVLQTSYPPSAGAFRPDLAPCLAPILSFQAKTGSPFLINAYPYFAYKANPKQVPLEYVLFQPNEGMVDPSSNLHYDNMLFAQIDAVYSALDSLGYGKLPVHISETGWPSKGDQDEAGANLENAKKYNGNLIKMAMSSSSSAKKGTPCRPNEDLNIYVFALFNENMKPGPASERNYGLFKPDGTPAYPLGFSLASVPVVAGNNNTGVASTPPQPTSPTSSTGYLSISSASSLERCRLLGRSLSFLVPLVMELLILKF, from the exons ATGGATCATCGTCATTGGCGCTTCTTCATTATGCTTTTCATTACCG CAGCAGCAATAGGACTTGTTTCGTCGTTAGGGATAAACTACGGCCAAATAGCGAACAATCTTCCTTCACAAGACGACGCCGTTGCGTTGGTGAAATCCATCGGAGCGACGAAGGTGAAGCTCTACGACGCAGATCCACGCGTTTTGAAAGCGTTCGCGAACACCGGAGTGGAATTAATGGTAGGTCTGGGAAACGAGTACTTGTCTAGAATGAAAGATCCGAAACAAGCACAGGCATGGATCAAAGCCAACCTCCAACCCTACCTCCCAGCCACCAAAATCACCTCAATCTTCGTCGGGAACGAGGTTCTGACCTTCAACGACACCTCCCTAACCTCGAACCTCCTCCCAGCCATGCAGAGCGTGCACGCCGCACTCATCAACCTCGGTCTCGACAAGCAAATAACCGTCACCACTACTCACTCCCTTGCCGTTCTCCAAACCTCCTACCCTCCCTCGGCAGGAGCCTTCCGTCCGGACCTAGCTCCGTGCCTAGCTCCAATCCTGAGCTTCCAAGCCAAAACCGGATCTCCGTTCTTAATCAACGCGTACCCCTACTTCGCATACAAGGCGAATCCGAAGCAGGTTCCGTTGGAGTACGTGCTCTTCCAACCCAACGAGGGGATGGTGGACCCCTCCAGTAACCTCCACTACGATAACATGCTTTTCGCGCAGATCGATGCGGTGTATTCCGCGTTGGATTCCTTGGGCTACGGGAAGTTACCGGTTCACATCTCAGAAACCGGTTGGCCTTCTAAAGGGGATCAAGACGAAGCCGGTGCGAATCTCGAGAATGCGAAGAAGTATAACGGGAATCTCATTAAGATGGCTAtgagcagcagcagcagcgcCAAGAAGGGGACACCGTGCAGGCCCAATGAGGATTTGAACATTTACGTTTTTGCTCTGTTTAATGAGAACATGAAGCCCGGCCCAGCTTCCGAAAGGAACTATGGGCTTTTTAAGCCCGATGGGACCCCTGCTTACCCCCTTGGCTTCTCTCTGGCTTCTGTGCCAGTCGTCGCCGGTAATAACAATACCGGCGTCGCAAGCACGCCGCCGCAACCAACGTCACCGACTTCTTCCACCGGCTATTTGTCAATTTCCTCTGCTTCCTCTCTG GAAAGATGTCGTTTACTTgggcgttctttatcctttttgGTGCCGTTGGTGATGGAGCTGTTGATTTTGAAGTTTTGA
- the LOC114372159 gene encoding ubiquitin carboxyl-terminal hydrolase 9-like: MTIADSVFPMDNVASCIQLPPEEENRIVSELIKESELNLKEGNLYYVISNRWFSRWQSYVGPCVGMLSIDKQSSDNHLITHPKIADRPGPIDNSDIISKGNNCDSNNLDIHRMLEEGTDYVLVPEKVWERLLEWYKGGPALPRKLISQGLELKQYNVEVYPLSLKVTDARDNSQSIVKLSRKATIGELHELVCKIKGVEQNKACFWDYFNLKKQSLLTVSGQKTLEDANLIMDQDILLEVSLDRDHSSHSGMDSMGNELALVPLEPPRSSVSIAGGPTMSNGHSTGSSFSSYQGSSVSSSLTNMDDKYDVYRGERGGLAGLQNLGNTCFMNSSIQCLVHTPPLSEYFLQDYSDEINMDNPLGMRGELALAFGDLLRKLWSSGRTAIAPRAFKSKLARFAPQFSGYNQHDSQELLAFLLDGLHEDLNRVKQKPYIEMKDSDGRPDEEVASECWKNHMARNDSLIVDVCQGQYKSTLVCPVCGKISITFDPFMYLSLPLPSTVTRTMTVTVFYSDGSGLPMPYTVTVLKHGSCRDLCQALGTACCLKSDEMLLLAEVYEHKIYRYLENPMEPLNSIKDDEHIVAYRIKSGARKTKVEIMHRWLDNMKGGDRKLFGTPLVTCLVEDPQFGANIEASVHKMLAPLRKTYSSSKSHDGKENGFISADSDEQSNISNTESESLSLTTGNKEQEGTSCGESSFQLVLTNESCLSCEPIEKASLIKPNQVVRVFLDWTDKEQELYDSSYLRDLPEVHKTGFTVKKTRQEAISLFSCLEAFLTEEPLGPDDMWYCPRCKEHRQATKKLDLWKLPEILVFHLKRFSYSRYLKNKLDTFVNFPIHNLDLTKYVKSKDGESYVYNLYAISNHYGGLGGGHYTAYCKLIDDNKWCHFDDSHVSPVTEAEIKSSAAYVLFYQRNRSKGQMEGETSQVHTV; encoded by the exons ATGACAATCGCCGATTCAGTTTTTCCGATGGATAATGTGGCCAGTTGCATACAGCTTCCGCCGGAGGAGGAAAACCGGATCGTGTCGGAGTTGATCAAGGAGTCGGAGCTTAATTTGAAAGAAGGCAACTTATATTACGTTATTTCTAACAG GTGGTTTTCAAGGTGGCAGAGTTATGTTGGGCCTTGTGTTGGTATGCTTTCAATCGACAAACAATCTTCTGATAACCATTTGATAACCCACCCAAAGATTGCAGATAGACCTGGGCCTATTGATAATTCTGACATTATTTCAAAGGGAAATAACTGTGACAGcaataatttagatattcatCGAATGTTGGAAGAGGGTACAGACTATGTTTTAGTTCCTGAAAAAGTGTGGGAAAGGCTGTTGGAAtg GTACAAAGGTGGACCAGCTTTACCAAGGAAGTTAATTTCTCAGGGTCTTGAACTTAAGCAGTACAATGTTGAGGTTTACCCACTTAGTCTAAAGGTGACTGATGCGCGAGATAACAGTCAGTCAATTGTAAAATTAAGCAGAAAG GCGACCATTGGTGAACTTCATGAGCTGGTGTGCAAAATTAAAGGAGTAGAACAAAACAAG GCCTGTTTTTGGGATTACTTCAATTTGAAGAAACAATCATTGCTGACGGTCTCAGGCCAGAAGACATTAGAGGATGCAAACTTGATTATGGACCAAGAT ATTCTTCTAGAAGTATCACTTGATAGAGATCACTCTTCTCATTCTGGCATGGATTCAATGGGAAATGAATTAGCTTTGGTACCATTAGAACCTCCAAGGTCATCTGTGTCCATTGCTGGGGGACCTACCATGTCAAATGGTCACTCGACTGGGTCTAGTTTTAGTTCATATCAGGGAAGTTCTGTAAGTTCATCGTTGACCAATATGGATGATAAATATGATGTCTATAGAGGTGAGAGGGGTGGTTTGGCAGGACTGCAGAACTTGGGGAATACCTGCTTCATGAACAGTTCTATTCAATGTTTAGTCCACACTCCACCACTTTCTGAATATTTCTTACAAGATTACAGTGATGAAATCAACATGGACAATCCTTTAGGAATGCGT GGTGAGTTAGCACTTGCATTTGGTGACTTGTTGAGGAAACTGTGGTCTTCAGGGCGAACTGCTATTGCGCCCCGTGCATTCAAGAGCAAATTGGCCCGATTTGCTCCACAATTCAGTGGCTATAACCAGCATGATTCTCAG GAATTGCTTGCTTTTTTATTGGATGGATTGCATGAAGATTTGAATCGTGTCAAACAAAAGCCTTACATTGAAATGAAGGACTCGGATGGTAGGCCAGATGAGGAAGTTGCATCTGAGTGCTGGAAAAATCATATGGCTCGAAATGATTCATTGATTGTTGATGTATGCCAG GGTCAATACAAGTCAACATTGGTTTGTCCAGTATGTGGCAAAATTTCAATCACTTTCGATCCATTCATGTACTTATCATTACCACTGCCTTCCACTGTCACTCGCACAATGACAGTAACTGTCTTTTATTCTGATGGGAGTGGTCTTCCCATGCCATACACTGTGACAGTTCTGAAGCATGGTAGCTGTAGAGATCTTTGCCAAGCATTAGGCACTGCATGCTGCTTGAAGAGTGATGAAATGCTTTTGCTTGCAGAG GTTTATGAGCATAAGATTTATCGATATCTGGAGAATCCGATGGAACCATTAAATTCAATAAAGGATGATGAACATATTGTGGCCTATCGAATCAAAAGTGGAGCCAGGAAAACGAAAGTTGAAATAATGCATCGATGGCTGGATAA TATGAAGGGTGGAGACAGGAAGCTCTTTGGGACCCCGTTGGTTACTTGTTTGGTAGAAGATCCTCAATTTGGAGCCAACATTGAGGCATCTGTACATAAAATGTTGGCACctttaagaaaaacatattctTCGAGTAAGTCTCATGATGGGAAGGAAAATGGTTTCATCTCAGCTGACAGTGATGAGCAATCAAACATCTCCAATACTGAATCTGAATCTCTGAGTCTAACAACTGGCAACAAAGAACAAGAGGGAACATCCTGTGGGGAGTCATCTTTCCAACTTGTTTTAACTAACGAAAGCTGTTTGAGTTGTGAACCCATCGAGAAGGCTTCTCTTATAAAACCCAACCAAGTTGTAAGAGTCTTTCTTGACTGGACTGACAAAGAACAGGAATTATATGATTCTAGCTACCTGAGGGATCTCCCGGAAGTTCACAAAACTGGATTCACTGTGAAAAAAACCCGGCAAGAAgctatttctttgttttcttgcttggaGGCATTCTTGACTGAAGAACCTCTTGGACCAGATGACATGTG GTACTGCCCTAGATGCAAGGAACACAGACAAGCTACAAAGAAGCTTGACTTGTGGAAATTGCCGGAGATTCTTGTTTTTCACTTAAAACGATTCTCATACAGCAGATACCTGAAAAACAAACTTGACACTTTTGTAAATTTTCCCATTCACAATCTGGATTTAACCAAATATGTGAAAAGCAAGGATGGAGAGTCTTATGTTTATAACCTTTATGCAATCAGCAACCATTATGGTGGTCTAGGTGGTGGGCATTACACTGCGTATTGTAAG TTGATCGATGACAATAAATGGTGCCATTTCGATGATAGTCATGTCTCTCCTGTTACTGAAGCCGAAATTAAATCTTCAGCTGCATATGTGTTATTTTATCAGAGAAATAGAAGTAAAGGCCAGATGGAAGGAGAGACATCTCAGGTTCATACAGTATAG
- the LOC114372160 gene encoding glucan endo-1,3-beta-glucosidase 11 isoform X3, giving the protein MDHRHWRFFIMLFITAIGLVSSLGINYGQIANNLPSQDDAVALVKSIGATKVKLYDADPRVLKAFANTGVELMVGLGNEYLSRMKDPKQAQAWIKANLQPYLPATKITSIFVGNEVLTFNDTSLTSNLLPAMQSVHAALINLGLDKQITVTTTHSLAVLQTSYPPSAGAFRPDLAPCLAPILSFQAKTGSPFLINAYPYFAYKANPKQVPLEYVLFQPNEGMVDPSSNLHYDNMLFAQIDAVYSALDSLGYGKLPVHISETGWPSKGDQDEAGANLENAKKYNGNLIKMAMSSSSSAKKGTPCRPNEDLNIYVFALFNENMKPGPASERNYGLFKPDGTPAYPLGFSLASVPVVAGNNNTGVASTPPQPTSPTSSTGYLSISSASSLERCRLLGRSLSFLVPLVMELLILKF; this is encoded by the exons ATGGATCATCGTCATTGGCGCTTCTTCATTATGCTTTTCATTACCG CAATAGGACTTGTTTCGTCGTTAGGGATAAACTACGGCCAAATAGCGAACAATCTTCCTTCACAAGACGACGCCGTTGCGTTGGTGAAATCCATCGGAGCGACGAAGGTGAAGCTCTACGACGCAGATCCACGCGTTTTGAAAGCGTTCGCGAACACCGGAGTGGAATTAATGGTAGGTCTGGGAAACGAGTACTTGTCTAGAATGAAAGATCCGAAACAAGCACAGGCATGGATCAAAGCCAACCTCCAACCCTACCTCCCAGCCACCAAAATCACCTCAATCTTCGTCGGGAACGAGGTTCTGACCTTCAACGACACCTCCCTAACCTCGAACCTCCTCCCAGCCATGCAGAGCGTGCACGCCGCACTCATCAACCTCGGTCTCGACAAGCAAATAACCGTCACCACTACTCACTCCCTTGCCGTTCTCCAAACCTCCTACCCTCCCTCGGCAGGAGCCTTCCGTCCGGACCTAGCTCCGTGCCTAGCTCCAATCCTGAGCTTCCAAGCCAAAACCGGATCTCCGTTCTTAATCAACGCGTACCCCTACTTCGCATACAAGGCGAATCCGAAGCAGGTTCCGTTGGAGTACGTGCTCTTCCAACCCAACGAGGGGATGGTGGACCCCTCCAGTAACCTCCACTACGATAACATGCTTTTCGCGCAGATCGATGCGGTGTATTCCGCGTTGGATTCCTTGGGCTACGGGAAGTTACCGGTTCACATCTCAGAAACCGGTTGGCCTTCTAAAGGGGATCAAGACGAAGCCGGTGCGAATCTCGAGAATGCGAAGAAGTATAACGGGAATCTCATTAAGATGGCTAtgagcagcagcagcagcgcCAAGAAGGGGACACCGTGCAGGCCCAATGAGGATTTGAACATTTACGTTTTTGCTCTGTTTAATGAGAACATGAAGCCCGGCCCAGCTTCCGAAAGGAACTATGGGCTTTTTAAGCCCGATGGGACCCCTGCTTACCCCCTTGGCTTCTCTCTGGCTTCTGTGCCAGTCGTCGCCGGTAATAACAATACCGGCGTCGCAAGCACGCCGCCGCAACCAACGTCACCGACTTCTTCCACCGGCTATTTGTCAATTTCCTCTGCTTCCTCTCTG GAAAGATGTCGTTTACTTgggcgttctttatcctttttgGTGCCGTTGGTGATGGAGCTGTTGATTTTGAAGTTTTGA
- the LOC114372160 gene encoding glucan endo-1,3-beta-glucosidase 11 isoform X2, with the protein MDHRHWRFFIMLFITAAIGLVSSLGINYGQIANNLPSQDDAVALVKSIGATKVKLYDADPRVLKAFANTGVELMVGLGNEYLSRMKDPKQAQAWIKANLQPYLPATKITSIFVGNEVLTFNDTSLTSNLLPAMQSVHAALINLGLDKQITVTTTHSLAVLQTSYPPSAGAFRPDLAPCLAPILSFQAKTGSPFLINAYPYFAYKANPKQVPLEYVLFQPNEGMVDPSSNLHYDNMLFAQIDAVYSALDSLGYGKLPVHISETGWPSKGDQDEAGANLENAKKYNGNLIKMAMSSSSSAKKGTPCRPNEDLNIYVFALFNENMKPGPASERNYGLFKPDGTPAYPLGFSLASVPVVAGNNNTGVASTPPQPTSPTSSTGYLSISSASSLERCRLLGRSLSFLVPLVMELLILKF; encoded by the exons ATGGATCATCGTCATTGGCGCTTCTTCATTATGCTTTTCATTACCG CAGCAATAGGACTTGTTTCGTCGTTAGGGATAAACTACGGCCAAATAGCGAACAATCTTCCTTCACAAGACGACGCCGTTGCGTTGGTGAAATCCATCGGAGCGACGAAGGTGAAGCTCTACGACGCAGATCCACGCGTTTTGAAAGCGTTCGCGAACACCGGAGTGGAATTAATGGTAGGTCTGGGAAACGAGTACTTGTCTAGAATGAAAGATCCGAAACAAGCACAGGCATGGATCAAAGCCAACCTCCAACCCTACCTCCCAGCCACCAAAATCACCTCAATCTTCGTCGGGAACGAGGTTCTGACCTTCAACGACACCTCCCTAACCTCGAACCTCCTCCCAGCCATGCAGAGCGTGCACGCCGCACTCATCAACCTCGGTCTCGACAAGCAAATAACCGTCACCACTACTCACTCCCTTGCCGTTCTCCAAACCTCCTACCCTCCCTCGGCAGGAGCCTTCCGTCCGGACCTAGCTCCGTGCCTAGCTCCAATCCTGAGCTTCCAAGCCAAAACCGGATCTCCGTTCTTAATCAACGCGTACCCCTACTTCGCATACAAGGCGAATCCGAAGCAGGTTCCGTTGGAGTACGTGCTCTTCCAACCCAACGAGGGGATGGTGGACCCCTCCAGTAACCTCCACTACGATAACATGCTTTTCGCGCAGATCGATGCGGTGTATTCCGCGTTGGATTCCTTGGGCTACGGGAAGTTACCGGTTCACATCTCAGAAACCGGTTGGCCTTCTAAAGGGGATCAAGACGAAGCCGGTGCGAATCTCGAGAATGCGAAGAAGTATAACGGGAATCTCATTAAGATGGCTAtgagcagcagcagcagcgcCAAGAAGGGGACACCGTGCAGGCCCAATGAGGATTTGAACATTTACGTTTTTGCTCTGTTTAATGAGAACATGAAGCCCGGCCCAGCTTCCGAAAGGAACTATGGGCTTTTTAAGCCCGATGGGACCCCTGCTTACCCCCTTGGCTTCTCTCTGGCTTCTGTGCCAGTCGTCGCCGGTAATAACAATACCGGCGTCGCAAGCACGCCGCCGCAACCAACGTCACCGACTTCTTCCACCGGCTATTTGTCAATTTCCTCTGCTTCCTCTCTG GAAAGATGTCGTTTACTTgggcgttctttatcctttttgGTGCCGTTGGTGATGGAGCTGTTGATTTTGAAGTTTTGA
- the LOC114369174 gene encoding granule-bound starch synthase 1, chloroplastic/amyloplastic-like codes for MATVTASSYAVSGSACHSHRGASRREAKVNSLAQVSLNYDGLRSLNKLHVRTTRAAKTKTLLSAKSNKSGHDGVLGRIKCGMNMIFVGTEVAPWSKTGGLGDVLGGLPPALAGNGHRVMTVSPRYDQYKDAWDTSVTVEVKIGDRIETVRFFHCYKRGVDRVFVDHPCFLEKVWGKTRSKLYGPSAGVDYEDNQLRFSLLCQAALEAPRVLNLNSNKYFSGPYGDDVIFIANDWHTALLPCYLKSMYQTRGIYKNAKVAFCLHNIAYQGRHAFADFSLLNLPREFKGSFDFTDGHVKPVKGRKLNWMKAAILESDRVLTVSPYYAQELVSGEERGVELNNIIRSCGITGIVNGMDNREWSPKTDKFIDLHYDATTVTEAKLLLKEALQAEVGLPVDRNIPLIGFIGRLEEQKGSDILVEAIPMFIDQNVQIMILGTGKKVMEKQIEQLEEIYPDKVRGVAKFNGPLAHKIIAGADFIVIPSRFEPCGLVQLHAMPYGTVPIVSSTGGLVDTVQEGYTGFHMGAFNVECEAVDPVDVEKLATTVKRALGTYGTPAMTQMIQNCMAQDFSWKGPAKQWEKVLLSLEVAGSVPGIDGDEIAPLAKENVATP; via the exons ATGGCAACAGTGACGGCCTCTTCTTATGCGGTGTCAGGAAGCGCGTGTCACAGCCACCGTGGCGCGTCGAGAAGAGAGGCCAAAGTGAATTCTTTGGCTCAGGTAAGTCTCAATTATGATGGGTTGAGATCCCTGAACAAGCTGCACGTGCGAACCACGCGTGCGGCCAAAACCAAAACCTTGTTGTCTGCGAAAAGTAACAAGAGTGGACATGACGGAGTTTTGGGGAGGATTAAATGTGGGATGAACATGATCTTCGTGGGGACTGAGGTGGCACCTTGGAGCAAAACCGGGGGACTTGGTGATGTTCTTGGAGGACTTCCACCAGCGTTGGCT GGAAACGGACACCGTGTTATGACAGTGTCACCACGTTACGACCAATACAAGGATGCATGGGACACTAGTGTGACGGTGGAG GTCAAAATTGGAGATAGAATAGAAACTGTCCGTTTCTTTCACTGCTACAAGCGTGGAGTGGATCGTGTTTTTGTGGACCACCCGTGTTTCCTTGAGAAG GTATGGGGCAAGACTAGGTCAAAACTCTATGGCCCTAGTGCTGGAGTAGATTATGAAGACAACCAACTTAGGTTCAGCTTGTTATGCCAG GCAGCACTTGAGGCACcaagggttttgaatttaaaCAGCAACAAATATTTCTCTGGACCATATG GCGACGATGTAATCTTTATTGCCAATGATTGGCACACTGCCCTTCTTCCATGCTACTTGAAATCAATGTACCAGACCAGGGGGATTTACAAAAACGCAAAG GTTGCATTTTGTCTTCATAACATAGCCTACCAGGGTAGGCATGCCTTTGCAGACTTCTCTCTTCTCAATTTACCTCGCGAATTCAAGGGTTCTTTTGACTTCACTGATGG GCATGTTAAGCCTGTGAAGGGAAGGAAACTTAACTGGATGAAGGCTGCAATATTAGAATCGGACCGAGTACTCACTGTAAGTCCATATTATGCCCAGGAACTTGTTTCCGGAGAGGAAAGAGGTGTAGAATTGAACAATATAATTCGTTCATGTGGCATCACTGGTATCGTGAATGGTATGGATAATAGGGAGTGGAGTCCAAAAACTGATAAATTCATTGATCTACACTACGATGCAACAACT GTCACCGAAGCAAAATTACTGCTGAAAGAGGCACTTCAAGCAGAGGTTGGCTTGCCTGTTGACAGGAATATCCCTCTGATAGGCTTCATTGGTAGGCTTGAAGAGCAGAAAGGTTCTGATATTCTTGTGGAAGCTATCCCAATGTTCATTGACCAGAATGTTCAGATTATGATTCTT GGAACTGGCAAAAAGGTCATGGAGAAGCAAATAGAGCAACTAGAGGAAATTTATCCTGACAAGGTTAGAGGGGTAGCAAAATTCAACGGTCCCTTGGCTCACAAGATTATTGCTGGAGCTGACTTTATAGTGATCCCAAGTAGATTTGAACCCTGTGGTCTAGTTCAGTTGCATGCCATGCCATATGGAACG GTGCCCATTGTTTCCTCCACTGGTGGACTCGTTGACACCGTTCAAGAAGGGTATACTGGATTCCACATGGGAGCATTCAACGTAGAA TGTGAAGCTGTTGATCCAGTTGATGTGGAAAAGTTAGCAACTACTGTAAAGAGAGCCCTTGGAACCTATGGTACCCCAGCCATGACACAAATGATCCAGAACTGCATGGCCCAAGACTTTTCATGGAAG GGACCAGCCAAACAATGGGAAAAGGTGCTGTTGAGCCTAGAGGTTGCAGGCAGTGTGCCTGGAATTGATGGTGATGAGATTGCTCCTCTTGCAAAGGAAAACGTCGCCACTCCTTGA